The Streptomyces sp. NBC_01244 genome contains a region encoding:
- a CDS encoding sensor histidine kinase, which produces MPRLDDVNEQSEPPAPAPAQNSAAAVVAGVARGLLDLKADPLPRMSKPRWLAWLPHVVLLYLAAAFFSVTTEQLSNHYEVHGSVRSLLATMVGGAIVIAMRWPMAGYWLGLTAAGLVAGQIHGHVGQGQSWPWMPAGMFAFAPVLLLVSLRVPPRVTVGAVTVVVGCTGLAEAFLRPENSGTGTPGAVLLFAFTGLLGYALRATRLARTQLVRQETLTEEERARRTLLEERSRIARELHDVVAHHMSVISIQAQVAPFLVENPSEELKENLAGIRANAVEALTELRRVLGVLRSEHPDEAGGPHHPQPTLAELDGLVDNVRAAGLDVTTEIAGIRRPLSPGVELTAYRIVQEALSNCLRHAPGSRVEVGIAYGPRDVHLCVANSVPTRPAPPTMGAGHGLLGMRERAGMLGGELAAGPRPDGGYEVSAVLPMDPVSPGGGPSPAPETMKKDS; this is translated from the coding sequence ATGCCTAGGCTGGACGACGTGAACGAGCAGAGCGAGCCCCCGGCCCCGGCCCCGGCCCAGAACTCGGCCGCAGCGGTCGTGGCGGGCGTGGCCCGGGGGCTCCTGGACCTGAAGGCCGACCCCCTGCCGAGGATGTCGAAACCGCGCTGGCTGGCCTGGCTCCCGCACGTGGTGCTCCTCTATCTGGCGGCGGCCTTCTTCTCCGTCACCACGGAGCAGCTCAGCAACCACTACGAGGTCCACGGCTCCGTCCGGTCCCTGCTGGCGACCATGGTCGGCGGGGCCATCGTGATCGCGATGCGGTGGCCGATGGCCGGGTACTGGCTCGGCCTGACCGCGGCGGGACTGGTCGCCGGGCAGATCCACGGGCACGTCGGGCAGGGCCAGAGCTGGCCGTGGATGCCCGCCGGGATGTTCGCCTTCGCCCCGGTGCTGCTGCTGGTGTCCCTGCGGGTGCCGCCCCGGGTGACCGTCGGGGCGGTCACCGTCGTCGTCGGCTGCACCGGGCTGGCCGAGGCCTTCCTCAGGCCGGAGAACAGCGGCACCGGCACCCCCGGGGCCGTCCTCCTCTTCGCCTTCACCGGGCTCCTCGGCTACGCCCTGCGCGCGACCCGGCTGGCCCGCACACAGCTCGTCCGGCAGGAGACGCTCACCGAGGAGGAGCGCGCCCGGCGCACCCTGCTGGAGGAGCGCAGCCGGATCGCCCGCGAGCTGCACGACGTCGTCGCCCACCACATGTCGGTGATCTCCATCCAGGCACAGGTGGCCCCCTTTCTCGTGGAGAACCCGTCGGAGGAGCTCAAGGAGAACCTGGCCGGGATCCGTGCGAATGCCGTGGAAGCCCTGACGGAGTTGCGCCGCGTCCTGGGGGTGCTGCGTTCCGAGCACCCCGACGAGGCCGGCGGCCCGCACCATCCGCAGCCCACCCTGGCCGAGTTGGACGGCCTCGTGGACAACGTGCGGGCCGCCGGGCTCGATGTCACCACCGAGATCGCGGGCATCCGCCGCCCGTTGTCCCCGGGGGTGGAGCTCACCGCTTACCGGATCGTTCAGGAGGCCCTGAGCAACTGCCTGCGCCACGCGCCGGGCTCCCGTGTGGAGGTCGGCATCGCCTACGGACCCCGCGATGTGCACCTGTGCGTCGCCAACAGCGTGCCCACCCGCCCGGCCCCGCCGACCATGGGAGCGGGGCACGGGCTGCTGGGGATGCGGGAGCGAGCGGGCATGCTGGGGGGCGAGCTGGCCGCCGGCCCCCGCCCCGACGGAGGGTACGAGGTGAGCGCCGTGCTGCCGATGGATCCCGTGTCCCCGGGCGGCGGGCCTTCCCCCGCCCCCGAGACGATGAAGAAGGACTCATGA
- a CDS encoding acyltransferase family protein yields the protein MREPQTRWSVLADRIDAGTPAHRDRAVDALRAFAILGVVLGHWLVTALTSADGALSTTSPLAHMSGLAPVSWVFQTLAVFFLVGGHVAAQGYESARGRGVPYGPWVRRRLGRLFRPVAAVLVLWSVAAGGMLLGGVGTDTVRTLLKLVLSPLWFLLVFAALTAATPLVARLSPLWPLAVVASVDVWRFGFGGPEWIGWVNVAAGWLVPYTLGAAWSRGAFARRTPAALLLGGGIAATAALILWGGYPASMVGVPGAAISNLNPPTLAAVAFGLAQCGLALLLRGPLARVMSRPRAWAKVALVNLSAMTIFLWHQTAMMAVTALGLLVSTDLPGLHTVPASAQWIAVRLLWLPVFAAALAVCWAAFHTYEQVGGRPRGRTRRGSSGTPATPSRIVASSAARTPTPAPAPAPAPAPGNASPTALTDSTPAGESTVTGPVAPAKETLHA from the coding sequence GTGCGTGAACCACAGACCCGCTGGTCCGTTCTCGCGGACCGCATCGACGCCGGAACCCCCGCCCACCGGGACCGGGCCGTGGACGCGCTCCGGGCCTTCGCCATCCTCGGCGTGGTGCTGGGCCACTGGCTGGTCACCGCACTGACCAGCGCCGACGGCGCCCTCAGCACCACCAGCCCGCTGGCCCACATGAGCGGACTGGCCCCGGTCTCCTGGGTGTTCCAGACCCTGGCCGTCTTCTTCCTGGTCGGCGGCCATGTCGCGGCCCAGGGGTACGAGTCGGCGCGCGGTCGCGGAGTCCCGTACGGGCCGTGGGTCCGCCGGCGTCTCGGCAGGCTGTTCCGGCCGGTCGCCGCCGTCCTGGTCCTCTGGAGCGTCGCCGCCGGTGGCATGCTGCTCGGCGGTGTCGGGACGGACACCGTCCGGACCCTGCTCAAGCTCGTCCTGTCGCCCCTGTGGTTCCTCCTCGTCTTCGCCGCGCTCACCGCCGCGACCCCGCTCGTCGCCCGGCTGAGCCCGCTGTGGCCGCTGGCCGTGGTGGCCTCGGTCGACGTCTGGCGCTTCGGGTTCGGCGGACCCGAATGGATCGGCTGGGTCAATGTGGCCGCCGGCTGGCTGGTGCCCTACACCCTGGGCGCCGCCTGGTCCCGGGGCGCCTTCGCCCGGCGCACCCCGGCCGCCCTCCTGCTGGGCGGCGGGATCGCCGCCACGGCCGCACTGATCCTCTGGGGCGGGTACCCCGCCTCGATGGTCGGTGTCCCGGGAGCCGCGATCTCGAACCTGAACCCGCCGACGCTGGCCGCCGTGGCGTTCGGCCTGGCCCAGTGCGGGCTGGCACTGCTGCTCCGGGGGCCGCTGGCCCGGGTGATGAGCCGGCCGCGGGCCTGGGCGAAGGTGGCGCTGGTGAACCTGTCCGCCATGACGATCTTCCTGTGGCACCAGACCGCGATGATGGCCGTCACCGCGCTGGGACTGCTGGTCTCCACCGATCTGCCCGGCCTGCACACCGTGCCCGCCTCCGCGCAGTGGATAGCCGTCCGGCTGCTGTGGCTCCCCGTGTTCGCGGCCGCGCTGGCGGTCTGCTGGGCCGCCTTCCACACCTACGAGCAGGTCGGCGGCCGCCCCCGTGGCCGGACCCGGCGCGGATCCTCCGGGACTCCGGCCACCCCCTCCCGGATCGTCGCCTCGTCCGCTGCCCGGACCCCGACCCCGGCCCCGGCCCCGGCCCCGGCCCCGGCCCCGGGGAACGCATCCCCCACCGCCCTCACCGACTCAACTCCGGCCGGTGAAAGCACAGTCACCGGCCCGGTGGCTCCCGCCAAGGAGACCCTCCATGCCTAG
- a CDS encoding alpha/beta hydrolase: MSRRPRPTARPDGRSSGRLRRTLLAGLVAAAVVLPVSAAASPDVPAPAPAVLGASANLPDRYAAHLANLAEAASTAENAGRAGRAAKLRAMEAGGDARFLAFDGRGKGRAIEVFGDLATADRVAVLVPGSDTTLDTYQRFRAGAVALQQRLRAEHPRSAVVAWLGYDTPGTVSPVVLTTGRADEAAAELSSFLPRLARLAAPEARLSLLCHSYGSVVCARTGTGPEVTDIALFGSPGTGAGSAADLPTRARVWAGRGGDDWISGVPHVRVGGIGFGADPVDPAFGALPFAAGSGGHSDYLKPGSESLNGLAGIVLGSSPSALAAPEVSRARA; this comes from the coding sequence ATGAGCCGCCGACCCCGACCCACCGCACGTCCCGACGGCCGCAGCAGCGGCCGTCTGCGCCGCACGCTGCTGGCCGGACTCGTCGCCGCGGCCGTGGTGTTGCCCGTTTCCGCCGCCGCGTCCCCGGACGTCCCCGCGCCTGCCCCGGCGGTCCTCGGCGCGAGCGCCAACCTCCCCGACCGGTACGCAGCCCACCTCGCCAACCTCGCCGAGGCGGCCAGTACCGCGGAGAACGCCGGCCGCGCCGGCCGTGCGGCGAAGCTCCGGGCGATGGAGGCGGGCGGCGATGCCCGGTTCCTCGCCTTCGACGGGCGCGGCAAGGGCCGGGCCATAGAGGTGTTCGGCGATCTGGCGACCGCCGACCGGGTCGCGGTCCTGGTCCCCGGGTCGGACACGACGCTGGACACCTACCAGAGGTTCCGCGCCGGAGCCGTCGCCCTTCAGCAGCGCCTCCGCGCCGAGCACCCCCGTTCCGCCGTGGTCGCCTGGCTCGGGTACGACACCCCCGGTACGGTCAGCCCGGTCGTCCTGACCACCGGCCGCGCCGACGAGGCCGCCGCCGAACTGAGCTCCTTCCTTCCCCGGTTGGCCCGGCTGGCCGCCCCGGAGGCCCGCCTCTCGCTCCTGTGCCACTCCTACGGGTCCGTCGTCTGTGCCCGTACGGGGACGGGCCCCGAGGTCACCGACATCGCGCTGTTCGGCAGTCCGGGCACGGGAGCCGGCTCCGCCGCGGACCTGCCGACCCGGGCCCGGGTCTGGGCCGGCCGGGGCGGCGACGACTGGATCTCGGGTGTCCCGCACGTCCGCGTCGGCGGGATCGGCTTCGGCGCCGATCCCGTGGACCCGGCCTTCGGAGCCCTGCCCTTCGCGGCCGGTTCCGGCGGCCACAGCGACTACCTCAAGCCGGGCAGCGAGTCCCTGAACGGCCTGGCCGGGATCGTGCTCGGCTCCTCCCCGTCCGCCCTCGCTGCTCCGGAGGTCTCCCGTGCGCGTGCGTGA
- a CDS encoding nuclear transport factor 2 family protein: protein MEPLKVVARLWERIEARDWDGVALLIAEDAVIEWPVSSERIVGRANFIAVISEDDYADERSVDVLRILADGDLVVTEVEIPQDHVVYRAVSLWTVRNGQVAGAREYWTSPGQDPAPRWRAGFVEPLVEPLAEPLAEPLAAFLAVD, encoded by the coding sequence ATGGAGCCGTTGAAGGTAGTGGCACGACTGTGGGAGCGGATCGAGGCACGCGACTGGGACGGAGTGGCCCTGCTGATCGCCGAGGACGCGGTGATCGAATGGCCCGTGAGCAGCGAACGCATCGTCGGTCGCGCCAATTTCATCGCCGTCATCAGCGAGGACGACTACGCGGACGAGAGATCCGTCGACGTGCTCCGGATCCTCGCGGACGGCGATCTCGTCGTGACCGAGGTGGAGATACCCCAGGACCACGTCGTCTACCGCGCCGTCTCCCTGTGGACCGTACGGAACGGGCAGGTGGCCGGCGCCCGGGAGTACTGGACCAGCCCCGGCCAGGACCCGGCACCACGCTGGCGCGCCGGTTTCGTCGAACCGCTCGTGGAACCGCTCGCCGAGCCCCTCGCCGAGCCGCTCGCCGCTTTCCTGGCGGTGGACTGA
- a CDS encoding protein kinase domain-containing protein: MEQLHSRDAEHIGPYRLLARLGTGGMGQVYLGRAAEHDPGTSTGTGTGTRTRPRAGTRTAAVKLIHPHLAAHPDFRTRFRREADAARLVGGDWTVAVLDADPDAEIPWLATAYIAGPSLRQAVDRDFGPLPAGSVRVLGEGLSYALQDIHRAGLVHRDLKPGNILLTADGPRVIDFGIARALGATADPALTQTGELLGSPGFLAPEQINGTPVTPACDVFGLGSVLAYAATGRLPFGDPDQPGGIAALLMRVTEAEPDLAGVPADLRDVVRDCLHKDPAARPAPAEILDRLAADRKDTPASWLPAPLVARLGQHAIALLDRVDAGPDRPERAAVPAQRTTGEPGRSTPSPAPAPTLTPVPGTNPGSGTDPFAGPGASSEPGRSTGPGPGLAAGARSRPAAFSTALLVAVAAVVAVAAGGTVYTVMSGSGDGSTHSRPGGAPAGSSGPRGTGDATGAGIGAGTGAGTGTTPPPSVTPATLPEAYAGTWRTTYGDQSWQLTLAPGTTGSPVMSLTLRAPGLSCAWTAPLRSATTDSVGLDPSTVISGAPPSCSPGGRSTLRLLPNGNLVRELDGSTSLPLTYRRR; encoded by the coding sequence ATGGAACAACTGCACTCGCGCGATGCCGAACACATCGGTCCGTACCGCCTGCTCGCCCGCCTCGGAACCGGCGGAATGGGCCAGGTCTACCTCGGCCGCGCCGCGGAACACGACCCTGGCACCAGCACGGGCACGGGCACCGGCACCCGGACCCGCCCCCGCGCAGGCACCCGTACCGCCGCCGTGAAGCTGATCCACCCCCACCTCGCCGCCCACCCCGACTTCCGCACCCGCTTCCGCCGCGAGGCCGACGCCGCCCGACTCGTCGGCGGGGACTGGACCGTCGCCGTCCTCGACGCCGACCCCGACGCGGAGATCCCCTGGCTGGCCACCGCCTACATCGCCGGGCCGAGCCTGCGCCAAGCCGTGGACCGCGACTTCGGCCCGTTGCCGGCCGGCTCCGTACGGGTCCTGGGCGAGGGGCTCTCGTACGCCCTCCAGGACATCCACCGGGCCGGACTCGTCCACCGGGACCTGAAGCCCGGCAACATCCTGCTCACCGCCGACGGCCCCCGCGTCATCGACTTCGGCATCGCCCGGGCCCTGGGGGCCACCGCCGACCCCGCCCTCACGCAGACCGGCGAACTCCTCGGCTCCCCCGGCTTCCTCGCCCCCGAACAGATCAACGGCACCCCCGTGACCCCGGCCTGCGATGTGTTCGGCCTCGGCTCGGTCCTCGCCTACGCCGCCACCGGCCGGCTGCCCTTCGGGGACCCGGACCAGCCCGGAGGCATCGCCGCGCTCCTGATGCGCGTCACCGAAGCGGAACCGGACCTGGCCGGCGTACCGGCCGACCTCCGGGACGTCGTACGCGATTGCCTGCACAAGGACCCGGCCGCCCGGCCCGCCCCCGCCGAAATCCTCGACCGGCTCGCCGCGGACCGGAAGGACACCCCGGCGTCCTGGCTGCCCGCACCCCTCGTCGCACGGCTCGGGCAGCACGCCATAGCCCTGCTGGACCGCGTGGACGCAGGCCCGGACCGGCCCGAGCGCGCGGCCGTCCCCGCCCAGCGCACCACGGGGGAACCGGGCCGGTCCACGCCGAGCCCCGCGCCCGCCCCGACGCTCACCCCGGTGCCCGGCACGAACCCGGGCTCGGGCACCGACCCCTTCGCCGGCCCCGGGGCCTCCTCCGAACCCGGCCGCAGCACCGGCCCCGGCCCCGGCCTCGCCGCCGGCGCCCGCTCCCGGCCCGCGGCCTTCTCCACGGCCCTGCTCGTCGCCGTCGCCGCGGTCGTCGCCGTCGCGGCGGGCGGCACGGTCTACACCGTCATGAGCGGATCCGGCGACGGTTCGACCCACTCCCGCCCCGGCGGCGCCCCGGCCGGCTCCTCCGGCCCGCGGGGCACGGGGGACGCGACCGGTGCCGGCATCGGCGCCGGCACCGGCGCCGGCACCGGCACCACTCCACCCCCCTCCGTCACTCCGGCCACGCTCCCCGAGGCCTACGCCGGCACCTGGCGGACCACCTACGGCGACCAGAGCTGGCAGCTCACACTCGCCCCCGGAACGACCGGCTCCCCCGTGATGTCCCTGACCCTCCGGGCCCCAGGACTCAGCTGCGCCTGGACCGCGCCGCTGCGCTCCGCCACCACCGACAGCGTCGGGCTCGACCCGTCCACGGTGATCTCCGGTGCGCCGCCGTCGTGTTCGCCGGGCGGGCGGAGCACCCTGCGGCTGCTTCCCAACGGGAACCTGGTGCGGGAGCTCGACGGCAGCACCTCCCTCCCGCTCACGTACCGACGGCGCTGA
- a CDS encoding MarR family winged helix-turn-helix transcriptional regulator: protein MSRTALGVFRLNGQFLSVSEELARPAGLTAASWQVLGAVLREPLPVAGIARAMGITRQSVQRIADLLAAKGLAEYVPNPAHRRAKLLRPTDAGRAAVARIGPGHASLATRLAEALGEDGFAETVRVLERLSAALDTLPPAPGTPA, encoded by the coding sequence CTGAGCCGCACCGCCCTCGGCGTGTTCCGGCTCAACGGCCAGTTCCTCTCCGTATCGGAGGAGCTGGCCCGCCCGGCCGGGCTGACCGCGGCCTCGTGGCAGGTGCTCGGGGCCGTGCTCCGCGAGCCCCTCCCCGTCGCCGGCATCGCCCGGGCCATGGGCATCACCCGGCAGAGCGTGCAGCGCATCGCCGACCTGCTGGCCGCCAAGGGCCTCGCCGAGTACGTGCCGAACCCGGCCCACCGCCGGGCGAAGCTGCTGCGCCCCACGGACGCCGGCCGCGCCGCCGTCGCCAGGATCGGCCCGGGGCACGCGTCCCTGGCCACCCGTCTCGCGGAGGCCCTCGGCGAAGACGGCTTCGCCGAAACGGTGCGGGTCCTGGAACGCCTGTCGGCCGCCCTGGACACCCTGCCACCCGCACCCGGCACCCCGGCGTAG
- a CDS encoding type 1 glutamine amidotransferase family protein: MSETQAQTHAKAQAETQAENRAQTEDRTRAEPRPTVHVAVYDTYADWETGHTTAHLTQHGYEVRTVGATAGRPVTTMGGLRIQPDLALADLRPEESALLVLTGAGLWDTGDELAPFAAKAEEFLAAGVPVAAICGATAGLARAGVLDGRTHTSAAPFYLGGQPGYGGAERYVEADAVTDGDLITAGPTEPVAFAREVFARLGVYEPHVLDAWYRLFHDSDASAYPVLMAADPGNA; this comes from the coding sequence ATGAGCGAGACCCAGGCGCAGACGCACGCGAAGGCGCAGGCGGAGACGCAGGCGGAGAACCGGGCTCAGACAGAGGACCGGACGCGGGCGGAGCCCCGCCCCACGGTCCACGTGGCGGTGTACGACACCTACGCCGACTGGGAGACGGGCCACACCACCGCGCACCTGACCCAGCACGGCTACGAGGTCCGCACGGTCGGCGCCACCGCCGGACGGCCCGTCACCACGATGGGCGGCCTCCGCATCCAGCCCGACCTGGCCCTGGCGGACCTGCGCCCCGAGGAGTCCGCCCTCCTCGTCCTGACCGGCGCCGGACTGTGGGACACGGGCGACGAGCTGGCTCCCTTCGCGGCGAAGGCCGAGGAGTTCCTGGCGGCGGGCGTCCCGGTCGCCGCGATCTGCGGAGCCACGGCGGGCCTGGCCCGCGCCGGAGTCCTGGACGGACGTACGCACACCAGCGCGGCCCCCTTCTACCTCGGCGGCCAGCCCGGCTACGGGGGCGCCGAGCGCTACGTCGAGGCCGACGCGGTCACCGACGGCGACCTGATCACGGCGGGCCCCACGGAGCCGGTGGCGTTCGCCCGCGAGGTCTTCGCCCGCCTCGGGGTGTACGAGCCGCACGTGCTCGACGCCTGGTACCGCCTGTTCCACGACTCGGACGCGAGCGCGTACCCGGTCCTGATGGCGGCGGACCCCGGCAATGCCTGA
- a CDS encoding aspartate aminotransferase family protein: MTPHVTPGATVKAADRAHVFHSWSAQALIDPLAVAKAEGSHFWDYDGKRYLDFSSQLVNTNIGHQHPKVVAAIQEQAARLCTLAPGFAVDVRSEAARLIAQRTPGDLDKIFFTNGGAEAVENAVRMARLHTGRQKVMSTYRSYHGATSAAINLTGDPRRWPSDTAAAGVVHFWGPFLYRSPFHATTEAEECARALTHLADTIAFEGPATIAAIILESVPGTAGIMTPPPGYLAGVRELCDRYGIVFILDEVMSGFGRTGKWFAAEHFDVTPDLITFAKGVNSGYVPLGGVAISGAIAETFATRPYPGGLTYSGHPLACAAAVATMNAMEEEGIVEHSAHLGENVIGPALAELAERHPSVGEVRGLGTFWALELVRDKETREPLVPYNAAGADNAPMAEFAAACKASGLWPFVNMNRTHVVPPCNITEADAKEGLALLDDALTVADRHVSA, from the coding sequence ATGACCCCTCACGTCACCCCGGGCGCCACCGTCAAGGCCGCCGACCGCGCTCACGTCTTCCACTCCTGGTCCGCCCAGGCCCTGATCGACCCGCTCGCCGTGGCCAAAGCCGAGGGGTCGCACTTCTGGGACTACGACGGCAAGCGCTACCTCGACTTCTCCTCCCAGCTGGTCAACACCAACATCGGCCACCAGCACCCCAAGGTCGTCGCCGCGATCCAGGAGCAGGCCGCCAGGCTCTGCACCCTGGCCCCGGGCTTCGCCGTCGACGTCCGCTCCGAGGCCGCACGCCTCATCGCGCAGCGGACCCCCGGCGACCTCGACAAGATCTTCTTCACCAACGGCGGCGCCGAGGCCGTGGAGAACGCCGTCCGCATGGCCCGGCTGCACACCGGCCGGCAGAAGGTGATGTCCACCTACCGCTCGTACCACGGCGCCACCTCCGCCGCGATCAACCTGACCGGCGACCCGCGCCGCTGGCCCTCGGACACGGCCGCCGCCGGCGTCGTGCACTTCTGGGGACCGTTCCTCTACCGCTCGCCCTTCCACGCGACCACCGAGGCCGAGGAGTGCGCGCGCGCCCTGACACACCTCGCCGACACCATCGCCTTCGAGGGCCCGGCGACGATCGCCGCGATCATCCTGGAGTCGGTCCCCGGCACGGCCGGGATCATGACCCCGCCCCCCGGCTACCTGGCCGGCGTGCGCGAGCTCTGCGACCGCTACGGGATCGTCTTCATCCTGGACGAGGTCATGTCGGGATTCGGCCGGACCGGCAAGTGGTTCGCCGCCGAGCACTTCGACGTCACCCCCGACCTGATCACCTTCGCCAAGGGCGTCAACAGCGGCTACGTCCCGCTCGGCGGCGTCGCGATCTCCGGCGCGATCGCCGAGACCTTCGCCACGCGCCCCTACCCCGGCGGGCTGACCTACTCCGGTCACCCCCTCGCCTGCGCCGCCGCCGTCGCGACGATGAACGCCATGGAGGAGGAGGGCATCGTCGAGCACTCCGCCCACCTCGGCGAGAACGTGATCGGCCCGGCCCTCGCCGAGCTCGCCGAGCGCCACCCCTCGGTCGGGGAGGTGCGGGGTCTGGGCACCTTCTGGGCCCTGGAACTCGTACGGGACAAGGAGACGCGCGAGCCGCTCGTTCCCTACAACGCCGCGGGCGCCGACAACGCGCCGATGGCCGAGTTCGCCGCGGCCTGCAAGGCGTCCGGGCTGTGGCCGTTCGTCAACATGAACCGCACCCACGTCGTCCCGCCGTGCAACATCACGGAAGCGGACGCGAAGGAAGGCCTGGCCCTGCTGGACGACGCGCTGACCGTCGCCGACCGGCACGTTTCGGCCTGA